The stretch of DNA TTTGGCCAGCGGAACGAACAGCGAGTCGAACACCTTGAGTTTTACCGGAACGTCCTTGCCGTCCAGCGTCACCGCGTCGATATCGGCTTCGAGCTCGCGAAGCATCTTGTTGTGCTGCTCGTCTGCAAATGCCGCGGCCTTGAAGTTGGTCGGCAGGCCGACGTGAAGGACGTTCGCCGCCTCTTCCGGCGGACGGAAGGCCTGCGGATCGGGCGAGCACAGCGACACCAGTCCCGGCTTGAACCGCTCCCATACCGATGCATTGGTATAGGCCTCCTCCAGGTCCATGTCCGCCAGCGCCGGGATGCGCTTGAGATAGGGCAGCGGCGGCATGTTCATGATCGAAAGACAAGGAAGCCCCGCCGTAGCGATCTTGATCATCAGAACCCGGATCGTGTGGTTGGTGTATTGCGGCTCTTGCATCGCAAGGCCGACCAGCTCGTAACGGGAAAGGTCGACTTCGGCGGGCGTGGTCGCGTCCAGTTTGCCGGGCAGATCGCGCGAGAAGATCGCGCGGTGCACCGCCTCGTCGCGCAGCTTGATGCGAACTTCGGTACCGTCGCGATTGATAAGGTCCGCCGTCTTCCTCCGGCAAACCAGGGTCACGTTGTGGCCCGCCATCAAAAGCTTCGTCGCCAGCAAGGAACCGTAGGAGGCTCCAAGGATCAAAATGTTGCGCGCCATACTCTCTCTTTCACGTATTATACCAGATACAGGTATACCAGAATTACTCCGCCCGATGCCTACTGCAAATGGCGGGGTATTACAATCACACAACGGGTTCTCAATTTCGTCCTCTACGCATGCTATCGTATTCACCGCACTTGGTGGCACTCCAACGCCATCATGCTTTGCGCTTCGCCTGTTACGACCGCCGGCCCCAGCACCGCAAAGATGGGATTGTTGCGGCAGACGTCTGTGACGCTGCGGAAGAGCGCCCCCCTCTTCCCAAGAGCGCGCTTCACTAGTCTCGACCTAAAGAGGGTCCATACGGCGAAGCGATCGATCGCCGCGTTCCGATTCAATCGATCCGGCTCTAGACCGGTCTCCCCCAGGCTCCTGCCACCTTTCGCCGATCACGACGATTGACTGGACTGGTGCGCGGCGGCGCCCCAGCCTGTGCTCCGAAGTTGTACGAATGGTCTCCTTGAACTTCGATTCCTCGGTCGACGCCACGAACGAACCGGCCTGCCCGCCGCCGGTTTGGCCAGATCCGATTTGCGGCCAGCAGCGGCCGTTCTCACGTTACAATCTTATTGATACTTGAACGCTGGCTCACATCGATAGCTTGCAAGTTCTCGGGCAAATGCTGCATTGCAAAGCGTGAATTAGCGTGTTTCCGCTAAAAATTTCCGATCCTCATTGAAGCCTCCTTAAGTCGACTGCATCAACCTGTATCGGGAAAATTATGCAATTGCGCGCAGGAGAGGTCATGAGCCTTGGAAATATCTGCAGCCGCATCGGCCGAATTCCACACCAATGGTCGCAGGATCAAGTTGGTCAGCGCCAAAACCGCGGC from Bradyrhizobium sp. AZCC 1693 encodes:
- a CDS encoding ketopantoate reductase family protein yields the protein MARNILILGASYGSLLATKLLMAGHNVTLVCRRKTADLINRDGTEVRIKLRDEAVHRAIFSRDLPGKLDATTPAEVDLSRYELVGLAMQEPQYTNHTIRVLMIKIATAGLPCLSIMNMPPLPYLKRIPALADMDLEEAYTNASVWERFKPGLVSLCSPDPQAFRPPEEAANVLHVGLPTNFKAAAFADEQHNKMLRELEADIDAVTLDGKDVPVKLKVFDSLFVPLAKWSMLLTGNYRCITPHEPQSIRDAVHGDLKLSQSIYDHVDGIARRLGADPADQVPFEKYAKAAESLLKPSSAARAVAAGAPFIERVDLLVKLISHELGAPNAEIDRTVQTVDQKLNEKIVAGGSGS